CCCAAGGGGGAGAGCATTAGGTCTTCCTGGAACCGTGGCATGTGCTGAGGCTCTGGGTCCCCTTGGGTAAAAGGGGGTTTGGGACAGGATCTGTGTGGCTGGAATGAGCTGGGATCCCCAATGGGACCCTAATGGGAACCTGGGAACTATTCCTCGTGTCCAGGGCTTGCAGGAGTATGCCAGGAGCTGCTCTATCAGTAATGGTGATTTCCTTATCTCCTGTATTTGCTGGAGGATTAGAGCCGAGGAAGAGATTAGCTTCTCCTGCCAGGGACAGGCTCTGacattcctgctccttccctaTGGGAAGCGATCTGCCTGCCCGTATCTTACTGCTGCAGGGATAGGGGTGAGGGGGAAGGAATAACCCCAAGTCAGCCACTGAACTTAGTGTCCTCCATCCTGAAGAATGGGAAGGAATGGCCAGGACTGGGATTTGCCGGCTTCATCCCTCtcatcactgctgcttcccagctctcTGAGGGCAGTGGGAAGCACCCACTGCACCCCTGAGCCCCCATCCCGCTGCTCATGGAGCTCTTTTAGCTGCGgggctgtgctccctcctgtGCCGAGCGCTGGGAGTCCAGCGCCAGGCTCGGctgcctgggaatgctgtgctTTCTGCTGGAATTTGGTCCCAGTTGTTTTATAAGGCACTTCAGGGAAGTCATTCCCAGTTTCAGAGCGAAATTGCACGGCCTCGTCTTCCTGGAAGAGGAGGTTTCCTGAGAGCAGCAACCCTTAGACTTTGGACAGGGTGTCCTTATGGAAGCAGCGCTCTCCTTTGGTATCCCTGAGGATTATACCCCTGGCTCAATGCTGAATCACCTCTGGGGCGAGATCCCTCTGTGGGCTTGCAGAgagcaaagccagcagcatGGGGAGGCTCTTCCCGGTCTTTCCTGGCCTCTGGATGGGGCCCGGCATGGCTCTACTGGAAGGCTCGTGGTGATGAATGCAGCTGAAGAGCCCAGTGGGATTGGTACCGGTTGTGCATGGAATTGCTCATCTCTGCACATCCAAGGTGATGCCTGTGTCCGTGGGTTCCCAGCCTTGCAGGGGGCTGGATTCCACCTCGTGTTAAGCTCCCATCTCCTGTTGAGCTATGGGAAGGTGGGAAAAGGTTTCCTCACTCTTTTGGAGCCGGGACCAGCCCATCATTGAGCGGGATGCAGGTTTTACAAGCCACGGGGCAGGATGGATGGGCTCAGACTTCCACAAGGGAATGACTTTTCCTTCCGGCTTCTGTGAGCGAAAGGCCAATGCCAAGGGCCAGAGGTGGCTGGGATGTTGGTGAGCCCACAGGGATGCGAGCTGTGGCTTGGGGCGGGCAGAGCTGTGCCCGTCCCCTCCTCATTGCTCTGCTTTGGCCACAGGGATTGCATAGTTGGAAGGAGCTGAGCTGCTTCTGCCTGCCCAGACCTGACCCTGCGTGGGGAGAGGAGGGTCAGGGGGGTGATGCAGACACCAGGATGGGGCCCATggagagctgctggctcctttCCCGGCAGAGGCTGTGTGTGCATCGGGGTTCCCATCCGTGCCCcactgctgtggggctggtCAGATGTCCTGGCCCCGGTCACTTGAGGCCGCGCTGGCTCCTCTTCAAAGCGCCGGGGTTCatccctgctcctccagctcGGATGCGCGTGTTGGGTTCCAgagctggggagagcagggcctggtgctgctgctgctgcctgggacGCCGATCCCTGAGCCAAGGGTGAGCGTGAGCTGTGTGGGAGCTGGAAATGCTGCGCCGCcgctgctgtgctgtggggtgTGCAGAGAGCATCCCGATGGGGTGCCTGAAGCGGTTTGGATGGAGATGTGGAGGTTTGCTGATGGGAAGCAGGCGGTTCCTgacccccagcccctctccaaTGAGCAGGGCACATCCATTTCCATTCCCCTCGATTGCTGCTGGTTGGGGGGCTGGTCTGGAAATGGAATCCTAGAATaatcagggttggaaaggacctggagatgCCACAAGCTGGGGAGTTACTGGGAACTCTGTTGGGGTAGAGAGTAGAGGGATAGATCCTACAGACCTGTGAGGATCCTGGCGCAGCTCTTTGCCATGAATCTGCCTGATGGCAGCAGGGAGCTCAGTGTGTGCCATGGGTATGGACTGGGATGAAGGTTCCTCAAGGTTGAGCCCCATCCTGCATCTTCAGGGACAGGGGATGGGTCAATGGGGGCTGTGTCAAGGGGATGGAGGCAGAGCCCGGCGCATCCCTGGCTGACACCGAGCCCTTCCCCGTGCAGATTTCCCCCCGGGCGCTCTCCTGCGCTgttgtgctgctcctgctcctcacggtgctgagcagaggcaagaggtGCAGCATCGCCAGGATCCTCCGGCAGTACCGCGCCGTCATCTTCCACGAGATCCAGAACCTGGTGAGTGCGCTCCTGGGAATGCCGAGCTGGATGCGGCCCTGTGGGATCGAAGGAGGAGCTTGGAAGCTGTTTAAATGGGGGGTTCCTGCCCCACCTTGGAGGCACTGATGCTTTGGGATGCCTGACCATGCTTTATGTCCTCAGAAAACCCTGAGTGGGTCGGTGGACAGGAGCGGAAGGGCCGGCCCCGCTTGTCGCTCGGATAAGGTGAGCACTGAGCAGCATCCTGGGCGCTCAGCCCCCCGGATCCATTGATCCCCCTTCCCCACCGTGCGCTGCTCCTCTCCAGGACCAGAAGATCCTGTTCTCCATCTACAACATCACCATGGCCCTTTGGGAAGCGGCCGCCGGGTCCCTGCGCGGCCCTGAGGAGCTGGCGCTGTGGAAGGTGGCCAGGAACACGGAAGTCGTGTTCagggggagctgcaggagcatccGCAAGGTGGGAGCTCGGCCCCTTCCCAGTCCCCCCATGGCTCCCAGTCCCCCAGCACATGGGGCAGAGCCACCCCCGTTGTGTGCTCTCGGGCTGCCCATAGGGAGTATCGAGGCTCCggctgcagcatcccatggTCCATGCTGTGTCTGTGGGTGTGGGATGATGATGGCACATcccagtgagctttaaactggcTGGGGAGGGATGCCCAGCAGTGGCAGTGTGGGACAGGCTGGTGGGGTTTTTCCACCAGCTCCCAAGTGGGTTTGTTCCCCCATGCCATGGGTGATGGGAATAGAGCATTGTCCTAGAGGGATGCTCACCCAGTCCTGCTCTCATTCCTGGGCTCTCACAGGCAGGAACTGGGATTTCTCCCTAAAGGGCTactctgggctctgctggggaaaCCCCATCCATGAGGATTCCCTATGGCAGCCGCCAGCAACTCATTAACCAGTGGGGAAACCCCAGGGTTCTGCCGGTGCTGGGATTCATCCTCCCCATCATCACCGGGGCAACGGGCTGAGACAAACCctgcctgggctgtgctggtcAGCAATGGGGACCCAAGAGCACACCCTCACCGTGCCCCCGTGCGGTTTGGCCACCCCATCCTGCAGCTTTGCCCATACAAACCCTATCAATGGTGGCTTTCATCCCCTTTACTAACCCTGTGTGATGCTCCCTCTGCACGCTGTGACCGCAGAGCCCTCCTCGCATCCCGGctcagccctggcacaggggaCATGGCCGCAGGAGGAAGATGCTCCGGGAGGTCGGGAGGAAGGCTCAGAGGCTGGTGACCTGCTGGGAGAAGCTCTATGCCCTGCACGCACTGCACCGGGTGCCCCGGGACTCGTAGGGATGCTCTTGCCATGTGCCGGAGGGATGCGCAGCTCCGGCATCGCGGCTGCCGGTGGCTGCTTTGGAAACCTGGGGCACTCTCAATGCTGAAGGCAGCGGAGATGTTGAATTCATCCTCCTGGTTCAAGTGGTACCCAAGGACCAGCCCCATTGCATCCCTGGCAGCTTGGTTTGCCATGGGATGGCTGTGGTGGGAAGCTGGAACGCCAGGAAcatgggaagaagggagggaagtgCCAAAGAAAGGAGGTGAGGGGTTGGATTCCTCTGATGCTCCTGGCcctgcatctcctgctgctttctggggGACAACGGTTGCTTTGggggcagagacaggacatggGGCTGTCGCTGGATGCGGGACCACTGCGTATCCATAAGGCTCTGAGGGGGGCCAGGCTGTGGAGTGGGACCCGTGTCCGTGCTGCGCTGCTGGCACACAGAGAGCAGCCGGGTGCCCACAGTGGATGGGGAAGCCGAGGTGCATCACCGGGTGCCCAGGGGAAGCCTGGGGAGCACTGGTGCCCATGGATAAACAGCAAAACCCATGGCAGACACAGGGGCTTGAGGGCA
This is a stretch of genomic DNA from Lathamus discolor isolate bLatDis1 chromosome 11, bLatDis1.hap1, whole genome shotgun sequence. It encodes these proteins:
- the C11H20orf204 gene encoding uncharacterized protein C20orf204 homolog isoform X3; protein product: MTDIPWSCSLSKSLAPLCPLFSLSTKANDPELGQGPALMLLMVDPERTDDHNQVGAAVPGSAPPPPPQHRMQARRGTDTAPFVPVPAPPRAPGPGPGRRVPSPPRRPGPSPPTVEPSSNRGPRRSRTRPREPPQGARPRGSMISPRALSCAVVLLLLLTVLSRGKRCSIARILRQYRAVIFHEIQNLKTLSGSVDRSGRAGPACRSDKDQKILFSIYNITMALWEAAAGSLRGPEELALWKVARNTEVVFRGSCRSIRKVGARPLPSPPMAPSPPAHGAEPPPLCALGLPIGSIEAPAAASHGPCCVCGCGMMMAHPSEL